The stretch of DNA GAACCAATGCGGATCCCCGGAGCGGAACATGGCCAAGCGAGAGGGGATTGAAATGGTATGAAATGAGGAGAAAATGAGATGGAGAAGGTGGAAAAGGCGGTGTTCAAATCGCGAAGGGAAGAAGGGATCTTTGCTGGTTGCTGATGCGGTTGCGGCTGCGGCTGACCAGTAGGGGCAGTTTCGTCACGCGGCAGGGGAAAAAATCGAAAAGGGCAAAAAGAAACCAAAGAAAGGAAAGCGCAGAGATAGGAGAGAGAGACGCTGGTGGTGGGGGAGGGAGAAGAACCCAAAGCGAAGCGGGGGGCGGCGGCAGGGACGTGGGAGACGTGGGGGTGGATGGGTGGATGGATGGATATGAGCGCACGCAccttcgtcgtcgtcttcgtcgtcgccgtcgccggcgcgGTGGCCGCGCGGCGGTGCCACGGCGAGCAGAAGGCGCCGTCCTCGCCGCCGCTGGTGGACGCGCCGGAGCGGAGGGAGGCGGAGCCGGCGCTGTAGTCGAGCGGCGAGGCCGGGCTGGACCGGGCGCACCTCGCCGCCTTACCCCCCGCCGCAGCCGTCGCCGACGACGACGCCGGGGAGCGGCGCCGCGAGCGCTTCCCCCGCGCCACGGCCGGCCAGGACAGCTCCCTCGCCTCCTCCATCGGCCTCCCGCGCTTGCTCCACGGCGGCGTCCACCCGGCCAGGTCGGCCCCGCGCAGCGAGCAGATGATGTCGGCGGCGACCGCGTCGTCGGCGGTGGCCATGTCGCGCGTTCGTCGCGGCTCGGGAAGGAAGAAAACCACGCCGGCCGGACGGACGGAGACGGAGACACCCCGATGCGCCGGTGGAGTGGATGGAGAGGGTGGAGGTGGAGATGTGGGTGGGGGCAGGGCAGGGCAGGGAAAGGAATGGGAAATATGGGGGGCGTGGAGGCGGAGACGAACCAAGGCCACGGCGTGGTGGCCGGGCCTTTTAAATGCCCGAATAAAACCGCGGACTAAAATAATCCCCACCCCCGCCCCGCACACACGACACACACGCACCCCGCCTGCCCCCGCCCCGCACCGCCACATCGCACCACCTAACATCACTCCCCACCGACCGCCGGGCCCCACCGTCACGGCGCCCCACGCGTCAGCGGGCAACCGCGGGGAGCGGGGCGAGGTGGCCGCCGCCCGACCAAGGACAGGATGGGAGCCGAAGCCGAGCCTTTCTTCCGTCCGCGCACAGTGGCCCCCGCGGAAATGACGGGCTCGCCCCCGGTGGGCCCGCGCGTCAGTGACCGAGGCACGCCGGGGTGGAAATGGAAGGAGCGCCAGGCGTAGGACGCAAGCCAGGAGGGAGAGGGGAGCGGAATGGGAGTTTGAGCTGCGGGCGGGGGCGGCGTGTCAGTGACCCGCTCCGGGTTCCGTGTGGCGAGGAGAAGGAGATGGATGGAAAGCGCCTGAGCCTCGGAGAGGAAATTCCTTTTTTTTTCTGAAGAAAGAATGGGGAGCTTGCTTCTGGAgctgcccctcctctctctctctctctcgttctgctggctggctggctgctgacTGTGAAGTTACTGCGCACATTCCCACGCACGCAAGCAGGCGGGCAGGCAACAGTAGTGTTCCTCACCGGTGGAAGCCTCTTCTCTGCCTTCCTCTCGCTGGCACCAGGGGCCCACTTGGCAGCGCCAGCGCACCGATTCTCATTTTAAATTCCAGGTTTCTCCCTCCAGGCAGGTTGGATTTCCCCCTTGATTCGGTAAAATAGATTGTGTTCGGAGTACGACAATTATTCGATACCGTAACCCAACTCGTACTAAAATCTTAAAAAAAAAACTTGTAAAATTACGGCTCTGTGTTGCCCCTGC from Triticum dicoccoides isolate Atlit2015 ecotype Zavitan chromosome 6A, WEW_v2.0, whole genome shotgun sequence encodes:
- the LOC119316242 gene encoding uncharacterized protein LOC119316242, whose translation is MATADDAVAADIICSLRGADLAGWTPPWSKRGRPMEEARELSWPAVARGKRSRRRSPASSSATAAAGGKAARCARSSPASPLDYSAGSASLRSGASTSGGEDGAFCSPWHRRAATAPATATTKTTTKVGSIRRPQLTFQAPPPRPAGQRQRKKMRLPEVQQLVRSLAVENESLHEEMRELQRACSALSKENDKLETRIEQSNSRNEAALKEQKGKQQQQLDQQQQQPPHDSFALPDLNLPAQDGADGSAPC